From the Micromonospora lupini genome, one window contains:
- a CDS encoding histone-like nucleoid-structuring protein Lsr2, whose amino-acid sequence MARKVITVLTDDLDGGKADRTVEFSLDGVAYTIDVSDENAGVLRKALDPYINAGRRIGRGPAENTRTVRRPGRPSGAGMDREQNRAIREWAVKNGYKISERGRIPVEVVEAYKGR is encoded by the coding sequence ATGGCGAGAAAAGTAATCACGGTGCTGACCGACGACCTCGACGGCGGGAAGGCCGACCGGACGGTCGAGTTCAGTCTCGACGGCGTGGCCTACACGATCGACGTCTCGGACGAGAATGCCGGCGTCCTGCGTAAGGCGCTGGACCCGTACATCAATGCGGGTCGGCGGATCGGTCGAGGCCCGGCAGAGAACACGCGGACAGTTCGGCGGCCGGGGCGACCCAGCGGCGCCGGAATGGATCGCGAGCAGAACCGGGCGATCCGGGAATGGGCCGTCAAGAACGGCTACAAGATTTCCGAGCGGGGCCGGATCCCGGTCGAGGTCGTCGAGGCGTACAAGGGCCGCTGA
- a CDS encoding manganese catalase family protein, translating to MFSHVKDLQFEAKPDAPDAAFARRLQEVLGGKWGELTVANQYLFQGWNCRLPGKYKDLLLDVGTEEVGHVEMIVTMITRLLDNAPLSLSEALADNPGGGAVYAGSNPAHFIHGGAGALPADSNGVPWSGAFVTASGNLLADFQLNVTAEAQGRLQVSRLFHMTDDPGVKQMLRFLLARDTMHQNMWLAAIEQLREDGLEDMPVPDAFPDSGEFTDEFGYACLGFSSGTDSAQGRWASGPAPDGRGEFRYDDHPRANAPEPVLPPGDPRLYGTNAAAS from the coding sequence ATGTTCAGCCACGTCAAGGACCTGCAGTTCGAGGCCAAGCCGGACGCTCCGGACGCCGCGTTCGCCCGCCGCCTGCAGGAGGTCCTGGGCGGCAAGTGGGGCGAGCTGACAGTCGCCAACCAGTACCTGTTCCAGGGGTGGAACTGCCGGCTGCCCGGCAAGTACAAGGACCTGCTGCTCGACGTCGGCACCGAGGAGGTCGGGCACGTCGAGATGATCGTCACGATGATCACCCGCCTGCTGGACAACGCCCCGCTGTCGCTGTCGGAGGCCCTCGCGGACAACCCCGGGGGTGGGGCGGTCTACGCCGGGTCGAACCCGGCGCACTTCATCCACGGCGGGGCCGGGGCGCTGCCCGCCGACAGCAACGGGGTGCCCTGGAGCGGCGCGTTCGTCACCGCCAGCGGCAACCTGCTTGCCGACTTCCAGCTCAACGTGACCGCCGAGGCGCAGGGCCGCCTGCAGGTCTCCCGACTGTTCCACATGACCGACGACCCGGGCGTCAAGCAGATGCTGCGCTTCCTGCTGGCCCGCGACACCATGCACCAGAACATGTGGCTGGCCGCCATCGAGCAGCTCAGGGAGGACGGCCTGGAGGACATGCCGGTGCCGGACGCCTTCCCGGACTCCGGGGAGTTCACCGACGAGTTCGGCTACGCCTGCCTGGGCTTCTCCTCCGGCACGGACTCCGCGCAGGGGCGCTGGGCGTCCGGGCCCGCGCCGGACGGCAGGGGGGAGTTCCGCTACGACGACCACCCGCGTGCGAACGCCCCCGAACCGGTGCTGCCGCCGGGCGACCCGCGGCTGTACGGCACGAACGCGGCCGCGTCGTGA
- a CDS encoding histidine kinase produces MASEAVTSRADRRLHRARQATLLSLATGVWATVLLPAVGLTREPDRSRVALGAVGILAFVVAQTAVLYAAVTPWLAQRWRLRAQLGLIVVAALTVPLVAPVAAGVWPTWAWIGAALVGMAPLLVRLPGALAVTAGTLLVSAAVAWWTGGSVGRNLAVTGGIGVGVAAVNWFQVWFWGLLVEARQGQAAQARLAAAEERLRFARDVHDVLGHHLTVIAWKAELAARLAPVDPERAGREAAETQRLAASALAEVRETVHGYRAVDLGEQLAAVAGVLRSCGVRCTVQPPPVDLPQSAATELAAVLREAGTNVLRHSQAQWCRIHIDREGSVARMTVTNDGADDRGPDEHSHGLRGVADRIAAVGGELRVHREDAVFTLDITVPWPS; encoded by the coding sequence GTGGCGAGCGAGGCGGTGACATCCCGGGCGGACCGCCGGCTGCACAGGGCCCGGCAGGCGACGCTGCTGTCGCTGGCCACAGGTGTGTGGGCGACTGTGCTGCTGCCCGCGGTCGGCCTGACCCGGGAGCCGGACCGCAGCCGCGTCGCGCTCGGCGCGGTCGGCATCCTCGCGTTCGTGGTCGCGCAGACCGCAGTGCTGTACGCGGCGGTCACCCCGTGGCTCGCGCAGCGGTGGCGACTCCGCGCCCAACTCGGTCTGATCGTCGTGGCGGCGCTGACCGTGCCGCTGGTCGCCCCGGTCGCGGCCGGTGTCTGGCCCACCTGGGCCTGGATCGGGGCCGCCCTGGTGGGGATGGCCCCGTTACTGGTCCGCCTCCCGGGCGCACTGGCGGTCACCGCGGGCACCCTGCTCGTGTCGGCGGCCGTGGCCTGGTGGACCGGTGGCTCCGTGGGCCGGAACCTGGCCGTGACGGGCGGGATCGGGGTGGGCGTGGCGGCGGTCAACTGGTTCCAGGTCTGGTTCTGGGGTCTGCTCGTGGAGGCCCGGCAGGGCCAGGCCGCCCAGGCTCGACTGGCCGCCGCCGAGGAGCGGCTGCGCTTCGCCCGTGACGTGCACGACGTGCTGGGGCACCACCTCACCGTGATCGCGTGGAAAGCCGAACTCGCCGCCCGACTGGCGCCTGTCGACCCGGAGCGGGCCGGCCGGGAAGCCGCCGAGACGCAGCGACTCGCTGCCTCCGCCCTGGCCGAGGTCCGCGAGACCGTCCACGGGTACCGCGCGGTCGACCTCGGTGAGCAGTTGGCCGCCGTCGCGGGGGTGCTGCGATCCTGCGGGGTGCGCTGCACCGTGCAGCCACCACCTGTCGACCTGCCACAGTCGGCCGCCACCGAGCTGGCGGCGGTGCTGCGCGAGGCGGGCACCAACGTGCTGAGGCACAGCCAGGCCCAATGGTGTCGCATCCACATCGACCGGGAGGGCAGCGTGGCCAGAATGACTGTCACCAACGACGGCGCCGACGACCGGGGCCCGGACGAACACAGCCACGGCCTGCGCGGCGTCGCCGACCGGATCGCCGCGGTCGGAGGCGAGCTGCGGGTGCACCGTGAGGACGCGGTGTTCACACTCGACATCACCGTTCCGTGGCCGTCGTGA
- a CDS encoding response regulator: MDDHPLFVRGLELLLPVTTDGRAEVVGSTGDAAAAATLVSRCHPDLALVDLHMPPPGGIRAVAAIRRTTPRVRVVAMSGSTDPAPALEALRAGAEGFLPKTSEPEELLPPLLAILDGWAVLPAELLRALLGPSRAASVDLDAEERRLLRAIAAGRSTVDVAEELHVSERTVKRMTAALLRKLRVSNRAEAAAIAGHAGLLTD, from the coding sequence GTGGACGACCACCCCCTCTTCGTCCGCGGCCTCGAGCTGCTGCTTCCGGTGACTACCGACGGACGCGCCGAGGTGGTCGGCTCGACCGGCGACGCCGCCGCGGCGGCCACCCTGGTCAGCCGCTGCCACCCCGACCTGGCGCTCGTCGACCTGCACATGCCACCGCCCGGGGGCATCCGGGCGGTGGCTGCCATCCGGCGCACCACGCCACGCGTACGGGTGGTCGCGATGTCCGGTTCCACCGACCCGGCACCCGCGCTGGAGGCGTTGCGGGCCGGCGCCGAGGGGTTCCTGCCGAAGACCAGCGAACCGGAGGAGCTGCTACCCCCGTTGCTGGCAATCCTCGACGGCTGGGCGGTCCTGCCGGCGGAGCTGCTGCGCGCCCTGCTGGGCCCCTCCCGCGCCGCGTCGGTAGACCTGGACGCCGAGGAACGCCGCCTGCTGCGGGCGATCGCCGCCGGCCGCAGCACCGTCGACGTCGCCGAGGAACTGCACGTCTCGGAACGGACGGTGAAACGGATGACCGCCGCGCTGCTGCGCAAGCTGCGGGTTTCCAACCGCGCGGAGGCGGCGGCCATCGCCGGACACGCCGGCCTGCTTACCGATTGA
- a CDS encoding sensor histidine kinase — protein sequence MRARRGWQGLLRGLRRSGPGAGAEPPAGVDADLLLRVLCHEFRTPVSALTSLTRALADERRTLTGADQRAIIELARDQAVHLQGLLRDATAGAGVLAPTAPPEATVPLAGILREVAALVPAGRRRARATRRAGSWPVPAGRTRQVVVNLVENALRHGPAGGHVGIYAALRGPGLSIVVTDEGRVDEALLVALRRPAPAVGMSGLGLWIVRHLVAVDGGVLRAHRLRPRGVALEVLLPVVHPLR from the coding sequence ATGCGGGCACGCCGGGGCTGGCAGGGTTTGTTGCGAGGGTTGCGTCGGAGCGGGCCGGGAGCGGGGGCCGAGCCGCCGGCGGGTGTCGACGCGGACCTGCTGCTGCGGGTGTTGTGCCACGAGTTCCGTACCCCGGTCAGCGCCCTGACCTCGTTGACCCGGGCGTTGGCCGATGAGCGCCGGACGCTCACCGGCGCGGACCAGCGGGCGATCATCGAACTGGCCCGCGACCAGGCAGTCCACTTGCAGGGCCTGCTGCGCGACGCGACAGCCGGCGCGGGCGTGCTGGCGCCGACGGCTCCACCGGAGGCCACCGTGCCGCTGGCCGGGATCCTGCGGGAGGTCGCCGCGCTGGTGCCGGCGGGCCGGCGGCGGGCCCGCGCCACCCGGCGGGCGGGTTCCTGGCCGGTGCCGGCGGGCCGGACCCGGCAGGTGGTGGTGAACCTCGTCGAGAACGCGTTGCGCCACGGGCCGGCCGGAGGGCACGTCGGCATCTACGCGGCGCTGCGCGGGCCCGGCCTGAGCATCGTGGTCACCGACGAGGGGCGGGTGGACGAGGCGCTGCTGGTGGCGCTGCGCCGTCCGGCGCCGGCGGTCGGGATGTCCGGGCTGGGGCTGTGGATCGTGCGACACCTGGTGGCCGTCGACGGGGGAGTGCTGCGCGCGCACCGGCTGCGGCCCCGGGGCGTGGCTCTGGAGGTGCTGCTGCCGGTGGTCCACCCGCTGCGCTGA
- a CDS encoding DEAD/DEAH box helicase — MSSAPAQHDAPIDAPIDSAPADTEEVYAFTELGLRPELLGALSALGYEEPTPIQREAIPPLLDGRDLLGQAATGTGKTAAFALPLLNRMSAHRDGGDPVALVLVPTRELAVQVSEAFHRYGKDLGARVLPIYGGQPIGRQLRALDSGVDVVVATPGRALDHIARGTLRLGGLATVVLDEADEMLDMGFAEDIEAILEHAPAQRQTVLFSATMPSRIDGMARQHLREPVRIEIGREQTVAGEAPRVRQSAYIVTRAHKPAALGRVLDVESPTAAIVFCRSREEVDRLTETMNGRGYRSEALHGGMSQEQRDRVMGRLRAGTADLLVATDVAARGLDVEQLTHVVNYDVPSAPESYVHRIGRVGRAGREGVAITLAEPREHRMLKTIERVTGQRITIDKIPTVADMRTRRLELTQAALRESLLEDDLDPFRVIVETLTDEFDLMEVALAAVKLAHEVTSPGSDDEEEIPQAPVRGPREGRPEAGGRGGDRRGGGRPRSGGGNTVQVFVGLGRRAGVRPQDLVGAITGETGIRGRDIGSIEIADRFSLVEVPQGVADEVISGLRSSTIKGRKATVRRDRGGEGR, encoded by the coding sequence ATGAGTTCCGCACCTGCACAGCACGACGCACCGATCGACGCACCGATCGACTCCGCCCCCGCCGACACCGAAGAGGTGTACGCCTTCACCGAGCTCGGGCTGCGTCCCGAGCTGCTGGGCGCGCTGTCCGCCCTCGGCTACGAGGAGCCGACCCCGATCCAGCGGGAGGCCATCCCGCCGCTGCTCGACGGTCGGGATCTGCTGGGTCAGGCGGCCACCGGCACCGGCAAGACGGCGGCGTTCGCGCTGCCGCTGCTGAACCGGATGTCGGCGCACCGCGACGGTGGAGACCCGGTGGCGCTGGTGCTGGTGCCGACGCGCGAGCTGGCGGTGCAGGTGTCCGAGGCGTTCCACCGCTACGGCAAGGACCTGGGCGCGCGGGTGCTGCCGATCTACGGTGGGCAGCCGATCGGGCGGCAGTTGCGGGCGCTGGACAGCGGGGTCGACGTGGTGGTGGCCACCCCGGGGCGAGCCCTCGACCACATCGCCCGGGGCACCCTGCGCCTCGGCGGCCTGGCCACGGTGGTGCTCGACGAGGCCGACGAGATGCTCGACATGGGCTTCGCCGAGGACATCGAGGCGATCCTGGAGCACGCTCCGGCGCAGCGTCAGACGGTGCTCTTCTCGGCCACCATGCCCTCGCGGATCGACGGGATGGCCCGCCAGCACCTGCGCGAGCCGGTCCGGATCGAGATCGGCCGGGAGCAGACGGTGGCCGGCGAGGCGCCCCGGGTGCGGCAGAGCGCGTACATCGTGACGCGCGCGCACAAGCCGGCGGCGCTGGGCCGGGTCCTCGACGTGGAGTCGCCCACGGCGGCGATCGTGTTCTGCCGCAGCCGCGAGGAGGTGGACCGGCTGACCGAGACGATGAACGGCCGGGGCTACCGCTCCGAGGCGCTGCACGGCGGCATGAGCCAGGAGCAGCGGGACCGGGTGATGGGCCGGCTGCGGGCGGGCACCGCCGACCTGCTGGTGGCCACCGACGTGGCGGCCCGTGGGCTCGACGTCGAGCAGCTCACCCACGTGGTCAACTACGACGTGCCGTCGGCGCCGGAGTCGTACGTGCACCGGATCGGCCGGGTGGGTCGGGCCGGCCGGGAGGGCGTGGCGATCACCCTCGCCGAGCCCCGCGAGCACCGGATGCTCAAGACCATCGAGCGGGTGACCGGCCAGCGGATCACCATCGACAAGATCCCCACCGTGGCCGACATGCGTACGCGGCGACTGGAGTTGACCCAGGCGGCGCTGCGGGAGAGCCTGCTGGAGGACGACCTCGACCCGTTCCGGGTGATCGTGGAGACGCTTACCGACGAGTTCGACCTGATGGAGGTCGCGCTCGCCGCGGTGAAGCTGGCGCACGAGGTGACGTCCCCGGGCTCCGACGACGAGGAGGAGATCCCGCAGGCGCCGGTACGCGGCCCGCGCGAGGGTCGGCCGGAGGCCGGTGGCCGGGGCGGCGACCGGCGCGGTGGGGGCCGGCCCCGCTCAGGCGGCGGCAACACCGTCCAGGTCTTCGTCGGTCTGGGCCGGCGCGCGGGGGTCCGTCCGCAGGATCTGGTCGGCGCCATCACCGGCGAGACCGGGATCCGCGGCCGGGACATCGGCTCGATCGAGATCGCCGACCGCTTCTCCCTGGTGGAGGTGCCGCAGGGGGTTGCCGACGAGGTGATCTCCGGGCTGCGCTCAAGCACCATCAAGGGCCGCAAGGCCACGGTTCGTCGCGACCGCGGGGGCGAGGGACGCTGA
- a CDS encoding DoxX family protein: MNLVLWIIQILLAVVFAGAGLTKLTRPKDKLRDMMRWVDPVPPTQVKALGAVEILAAVGLVLPALTGIATVLTPLAAVGLVIVMIGGILVHLRDRKKRDTAAERRREIQGAITCAVLLVLAAVVAWGRFGPYSF, from the coding sequence GTGAACCTGGTGCTCTGGATCATCCAGATCCTGCTGGCCGTCGTCTTCGCCGGCGCCGGCCTGACCAAGCTGACCCGGCCCAAGGACAAGCTGCGCGACATGATGCGGTGGGTGGACCCGGTCCCGCCGACCCAGGTCAAGGCGCTGGGCGCGGTCGAGATCCTGGCCGCCGTCGGGCTGGTGCTGCCGGCGCTGACAGGCATCGCCACCGTGCTCACCCCGCTGGCCGCCGTCGGGCTGGTCATCGTCATGATCGGCGGAATCCTGGTGCACCTGCGCGACCGGAAGAAGCGCGACACGGCGGCCGAGCGTCGTAGGGAGATCCAGGGCGCGATCACCTGCGCGGTGCTGCTCGTCCTCGCCGCGGTGGTCGCCTGGGGTCGCTTCGGGCCGTACTCCTTCTGA
- the lon gene encoding endopeptidase La has protein sequence MATLPVLPLTDAVLLPGMVIPVTLDPTTQAAIDAARATGDRKLLAVPRIDGEYGPVGVVATIEKVGRLPDGEPAAVVRGLSRARIGSGVPGPGAALWVEATELDEPAPAGKARELAREYRALVTSVLQQRGAWQVIDAVERMTDLSELADSAGYAPWLTLEQKTELLAAPDVTARLELLVGWVKDHLAEQEVTEQINSDVREGLEKSQREFLLRQQLAAIRKELGEDEPDGSADYRSRVESADLPDKVREAAIREVGKLERASDASPEAGWIRTWLDTVLEMPWGTRTQDNTDLAAARAVLDADHAGLADVKDRILEYLAVRNRRAERNLGVVGGRGSGAVLALAGPPGVGKTSLGESVARALGRNFVRVSLGGVRDEAEIRGHRRTYVGALPGRIVRALREAGSMNPVVLLDEVDKVSAGYAGDPAAALLEVLDPAQNHTFRDHYLEVDLDLSDVLFLATANVVESIPGPLLDRMELVTLDGYTEDEKVAIARDHLLPRQRERAGLTADEVSVADEALALIAGEYTREAGVRQLERGLAKILRKVAVTLATDPSPVRVDTDNLTGYLGRPKFTPESAERTAVPGVATGLAVTGAGGDVLFIEATSMEGEPGLTLTGQLGDVMKESAHIALSYLRSNGRRLGIDPNALAGRRIHLHVPAGAVPKDGPSAGITMVTALASLVTGRPVRPEFGMTGEVTLSGRVLPIGGVKQKLLAAHRAGLTEVIIPARNEPDLDDLPTEVREALTVHTLADVADVLALALRPADVQALDGPALFAV, from the coding sequence ATGGCAACTCTTCCGGTACTTCCCCTGACCGACGCCGTGCTGCTGCCCGGCATGGTCATCCCGGTGACCCTCGACCCGACCACCCAGGCCGCAATCGACGCGGCCCGGGCGACCGGCGACCGCAAGCTGCTGGCCGTGCCGCGCATCGACGGCGAGTACGGCCCGGTCGGCGTGGTCGCCACCATCGAGAAGGTCGGCCGGCTGCCCGACGGTGAGCCCGCCGCCGTGGTCCGTGGCCTGTCCCGGGCCCGGATCGGCTCCGGCGTGCCCGGCCCCGGCGCGGCTCTCTGGGTCGAGGCGACCGAACTCGACGAACCCGCTCCCGCCGGCAAGGCTCGGGAACTCGCCCGCGAGTACCGCGCCCTGGTGACCTCAGTGCTCCAGCAGCGAGGCGCCTGGCAGGTCATCGACGCGGTGGAGCGGATGACAGACCTGTCCGAGCTCGCCGACTCGGCCGGCTACGCGCCCTGGCTGACCCTGGAGCAGAAGACCGAACTGCTCGCCGCGCCGGACGTCACCGCCCGGCTGGAGCTGCTGGTCGGCTGGGTGAAGGACCACCTGGCCGAGCAGGAGGTCACCGAGCAGATCAACAGTGACGTCCGCGAGGGCCTGGAGAAGTCGCAGCGGGAGTTCCTGCTGCGCCAGCAGCTCGCCGCGATCCGCAAGGAGCTGGGCGAGGACGAGCCGGACGGCTCGGCCGACTACCGCTCCCGGGTGGAGAGCGCCGACCTGCCGGACAAGGTCCGCGAGGCGGCCATCCGCGAGGTCGGCAAGCTGGAGCGGGCCAGCGACGCCTCACCGGAGGCGGGCTGGATCCGCACCTGGCTCGACACCGTGCTGGAAATGCCGTGGGGTACGCGTACCCAGGACAACACCGACCTGGCCGCGGCCCGGGCGGTGCTCGACGCCGACCACGCCGGCCTGGCCGACGTGAAGGACCGCATCCTGGAGTACCTCGCGGTGCGCAACCGCCGGGCCGAGCGCAACCTCGGCGTGGTCGGCGGTCGCGGCTCCGGCGCGGTGCTGGCCCTCGCCGGTCCTCCCGGGGTCGGCAAGACCAGCCTCGGCGAGTCCGTGGCGCGGGCGCTCGGGCGCAACTTCGTCCGGGTGTCGCTCGGCGGCGTCCGCGACGAGGCGGAGATCCGCGGTCACCGGCGCACGTACGTGGGCGCGCTGCCCGGCCGGATCGTGCGGGCGCTTCGCGAGGCCGGCTCGATGAACCCGGTCGTGCTCCTCGACGAGGTGGACAAGGTCTCCGCCGGTTACGCCGGCGACCCGGCCGCCGCCCTGCTGGAGGTGCTCGACCCGGCGCAGAACCACACCTTCCGGGATCACTACCTGGAGGTCGACCTGGACCTGTCCGACGTGCTGTTCCTGGCCACCGCCAACGTGGTGGAGTCCATCCCCGGCCCGCTGCTGGACCGGATGGAGCTGGTCACCCTGGACGGCTACACCGAGGACGAGAAGGTCGCCATCGCCCGCGACCACCTGCTGCCCCGGCAGCGGGAGCGGGCCGGTCTGACCGCCGACGAGGTGAGCGTCGCCGACGAGGCGTTGGCGCTGATCGCGGGGGAGTACACCCGGGAGGCCGGTGTCCGGCAGCTCGAACGTGGCCTCGCCAAGATCCTGCGCAAGGTGGCGGTGACGCTGGCGACCGACCCGTCGCCGGTACGCGTCGACACCGACAACCTCACCGGCTACCTGGGGCGGCCGAAGTTCACCCCGGAGTCGGCCGAGCGCACCGCCGTGCCCGGCGTGGCGACCGGCCTCGCCGTCACCGGCGCCGGCGGGGACGTGCTCTTCATCGAGGCGACGAGCATGGAGGGCGAGCCGGGGCTGACCCTGACCGGCCAGCTCGGCGACGTCATGAAGGAGTCGGCGCACATCGCCCTGTCGTACCTGCGCTCCAACGGGCGTCGGCTCGGCATCGACCCGAACGCCCTGGCGGGACGCCGGATCCACCTGCACGTCCCGGCGGGCGCGGTGCCCAAGGACGGCCCCAGCGCCGGCATCACCATGGTCACGGCCCTGGCGTCGCTGGTCACCGGCCGGCCGGTCCGCCCCGAGTTCGGGATGACCGGTGAGGTGACGCTCTCCGGTCGGGTGCTGCCGATCGGTGGGGTCAAGCAGAAGCTGCTCGCCGCGCACCGGGCCGGCCTTACCGAGGTGATCATCCCGGCGCGTAACGAGCCGGACCTGGACGACCTGCCGACCGAGGTGCGCGAGGCGCTGACCGTGCACACCCTGGCCGACGTGGCCGACGTGCTCGCCCTGGCGCTGCGCCCGGCCGACGTCCAGGCGCTGGACGGTCCGGCGCTCTTCGCGGTCTGA
- a CDS encoding response regulator transcription factor, whose translation MIRVLLADDEDLIRVAVAALLDLEPDIDVVAQAADGPSAVTATLAHRPDVAVVDLEMPGLDGIAVAAELTRVRPDCAVVVLTGHGRPGHLRQALTAGARGFLPKGAPGSALADVIRRVHAGGRYVDPSLAADALTLPPCPLTPRELETLRLAEFGAPVAVIARRVHLSTGTVRNHLSAAVQKLGATDRAEAVRTARDSGWL comes from the coding sequence GTGATCCGCGTCCTGCTCGCCGACGACGAGGACCTGATCCGGGTCGCCGTCGCCGCGCTGCTCGACCTGGAACCGGACATCGACGTCGTGGCCCAGGCCGCGGACGGGCCCTCGGCGGTCACCGCGACGCTCGCGCACCGCCCGGACGTGGCAGTCGTGGACCTGGAGATGCCCGGCCTGGACGGCATCGCGGTGGCCGCCGAGCTGACCCGCGTCCGACCCGACTGCGCGGTGGTGGTCCTCACCGGACACGGCCGGCCGGGCCACCTGCGGCAGGCGCTGACCGCCGGCGCGCGAGGATTCCTGCCCAAGGGAGCGCCGGGTAGCGCGCTCGCCGACGTGATCCGGCGGGTGCACGCCGGCGGCCGGTACGTGGACCCATCGCTGGCCGCCGACGCGCTGACCCTGCCGCCGTGCCCGCTGACCCCTCGGGAACTGGAGACGTTGCGGCTGGCCGAGTTCGGCGCACCGGTCGCGGTGATCGCCCGCCGGGTGCACCTGTCCACCGGCACCGTCCGCAACCACCTGTCCGCGGCCGTGCAGAAGCTCGGCGCGACGGACCGGGCCGAAGCGGTGCGTACCGCCCGCGACAGCGGCTGGCTATGA